One genomic region from Strix uralensis isolate ZFMK-TIS-50842 chromosome 5, bStrUra1, whole genome shotgun sequence encodes:
- the NCAPH2 gene encoding condensin-2 complex subunit H2 isoform X3, translated as MSPVGSSVHRFKPLQTTPGAAAMEEAESRFQHLLQPIRDLTKNWEVDVAAQLEEYLEELDEICISFDNGRTTMNFTEAALLIQGSACVYSRKVEYLYLLVYQTLDFISNKKRDRQPRSAGQDGANAAVSSGMEQEEEEEQFLSLDDIRDSSQVNVNMKKDHQPDAVNIVPLTPMSLVAPEEAEKKENPLFSRKGEILASRKDFRMNTCTPHATGAFLLELTGLSPTHLPERRHEGSPGRVAGALACVPGSGREHGSPGRGLILALSFSEDAGAAEPDDDMPGAAEDDVGTSPTATERVEAQRSAPRERVLRERAPAEDPKTHIKEMLDPWQSLDPFGDSEDKPFKKGRPFLVPHGLDCVVGGKRKRKGPRKFQDFMKWFSAAYNNITDSRKTKRKGPTFADLEALYWKRLKERVAVERKLQSQGRLRKEELDVPEEECGADCDEGADDFVEHEDVLPEAVEEQEEGALGDLGPCDLDYEELVRRNVDLFIANSQKYAQETELSQHVRRWEERMGPLLQEQEERATFDIHGYGDTLAGSCGALGQWRSFASLVAGKPPFEVCRYMLAALQLANDYVVELAQAPGLEQALDTMQLRLLTHRRAQDRFHTFQPPSACS; from the exons ATGTCACCTGTGGGATCATCTGTCCACAGGTTTAAGCCCCTTCAAACAACGCCGGGAGCTGCCGCCATGGAGGAGGCAGAGTCGCGCTTCCAGCACCTCCTGCAGCCCATCCGTGACCTCACCAAGAACTGGGAGGTGGATGTGGCCGCCCAGCTTGAGGAATACCTGGAGGAG CTGGATGAAATCTGCATTTCCTTTGACAACGGCAGAACCACCATGAACTTCACAGAAGCCGCCCTGCTGATCCAGGGCTCTGCCTGTGTCTACAGCAGGAAG GTGGAGTATCTCTACTTGCTGGTCTACCAGACGCTCGACTTCATCTCCAATAAAAA GCGGGACAGGCAGCCCCGCTCTGCTGGGCAGGATGGCGCCAATGCTGCTGTGAGCTCTGGGAtggagcaagaggaggaggaggag CAGTTCCTCTCCCTGGACGACATCAGGGACAGCAGCCAGGTGAACGTGAACATGAAGAAGGATCATCAGCCCGAC GCTGTGAACATCGTTCCCTTGACTCCGATGTCTTTGGTCGCTCCGGAAGAggctgagaagaaagaaaacccccTGTTCAG CCGGAAAGGGGAGATCCTGGCCAGCCGGAAGGATTTCCGGATGAACACGTGCACCCCCCACGCCACCGGAGCTTTCCTGCTGGAGCTCACCGGCCTCTCCCCCACCCACCTGCCAGAGCGGCGGCACGAAGGGAGCCCCGGCAGAGTGGCAG GAGCGCTGGCCTGTGTCCCCGGCAGTGGGAGGGAGCATGGGAGCCCTGGCAGGGGTCTCATCCTGGCGCTGAGCTTCTCCGAGGATGCAG GTGCCGCAGAACCAGATGATGACATGCCCGGGGCCGCGGAGGACGATGTGGGAACGAGTCCAACTGCTACCGAACGCGTCGAGGCGCAGAGG AGCGCGCCCCGGGAGCGCGTGCTGCGGGAGCGAGCCCCTGCCGAGGACCCCAAAACCCACATCAAG GAGATGCTGGATCCATGGCAAAGCCTCGACCCTTTCGGCGACTCGGAGGACAAACCGTTTAAGAAAG GGCGGCCCTTCCTGGTGCCGCACGGCCTGGACTGCGTGGTTGGTGGCAAGCGGAAGAGGAAAGGACCGAGGAAGTTCCAGGATTTCATGAAATGGTTCTCCGCAGCCT ACAACAACATCACTGACAGCAGGAAAACCAAGAGGAAAGGGCCGACGTTCGCAG ACCTGGAGGCGCTGTACTGGAAGCGGCTGAAGGAGCGTGTGGCGGTGGAGAGGAAGCTGCAGAGCCAG GGGCGGCTGCGCAAGGAGGAGCTGGATGTGCCGGAGGAGGAGTGTGGGGCTGACTGTGATGAAGGAGCAG ACGACTTTGTGGAGCACGAGGACGTCCTGCCCGAAGccgtggaggagcaggaggaaggagccCTGGGTGACCTGG GTCCCTGCGACCTGGACTACGAGGAGCTGGTGCGCAGGAACGTG gaTCTGTTCATCGCCAACTCCCAGAAGTACGCGCAGGAAACGGAGCTCTCGCAGCACGTCCGCCGCTGGGAGGAGAGGATGGGGCCGCTGCTGCAggaacag gagGAACGAGCCACCTTCGACATCCACGGCTATGGGGACACGCTGGCGGGCAGCTGCGGGGCGCTGGGGCAGTGGCGGTCCTTCGCCAGCTTGGTGGCGGGGAAACCCCCCTTCGAGGTCTGTCGCTACATGCTGGCCGCACTGCAGCTG GCCAATGACTACGTGGTGGAGCTGGCGCAGGCCCCGGGGTTGGAGCAGGCGCTGGACACGATGCAGCTGCGGCTGCTGACCCACCGGCGGGCGCAGGACCGCTTCCACACCTTCCAGCCCCCCTCCGCCTGCTCCTGA
- the NCAPH2 gene encoding condensin-2 complex subunit H2 isoform X2, whose protein sequence is MSPVGSSVHRFKPLQTTPGAAAMEEAESRFQHLLQPIRDLTKNWEVDVAAQLEEYLEELDEICISFDNGRTTMNFTEAALLIQGSACVYSRKVEYLYLLVYQTLDFISNKKRDRQPRSAGQDGANAAVSSGMEQEEEEEFLSLDDIRDSSQVNVNMKKDHQPDAVNIVPLTPMSLVAPEEAEKKENPLFSRKGEILASRKDFRMNTCTPHATGAFLLELTGLSPTHLPERRHEGSPGRVAGALACVPGSGREHGSPGRGLILALSFSEDAGAAEPDDDMPGAAEDDVGTSPTATERVEAQRSAPRERVLRERAPAEDPKTHIKEMLDPWQSLDPFGDSEDKPFKKGRPFLVPHGLDCVVGGKRKRKGPRKFQDFMKWFSAAYNNITDSRKTKRKGPTFADLEALYWKRLKERVAVERKLQSQVGRLRKEELDVPEEECGADCDEGADDFVEHEDVLPEAVEEQEEGALGDLGPCDLDYEELVRRNVDLFIANSQKYAQETELSQHVRRWEERMGPLLQEQEERATFDIHGYGDTLAGSCGALGQWRSFASLVAGKPPFEVCRYMLAALQLANDYVVELAQAPGLEQALDTMQLRLLTHRRAQDRFHTFQPPSACS, encoded by the exons ATGTCACCTGTGGGATCATCTGTCCACAGGTTTAAGCCCCTTCAAACAACGCCGGGAGCTGCCGCCATGGAGGAGGCAGAGTCGCGCTTCCAGCACCTCCTGCAGCCCATCCGTGACCTCACCAAGAACTGGGAGGTGGATGTGGCCGCCCAGCTTGAGGAATACCTGGAGGAG CTGGATGAAATCTGCATTTCCTTTGACAACGGCAGAACCACCATGAACTTCACAGAAGCCGCCCTGCTGATCCAGGGCTCTGCCTGTGTCTACAGCAGGAAG GTGGAGTATCTCTACTTGCTGGTCTACCAGACGCTCGACTTCATCTCCAATAAAAA GCGGGACAGGCAGCCCCGCTCTGCTGGGCAGGATGGCGCCAATGCTGCTGTGAGCTCTGGGAtggagcaagaggaggaggaggag TTCCTCTCCCTGGACGACATCAGGGACAGCAGCCAGGTGAACGTGAACATGAAGAAGGATCATCAGCCCGAC GCTGTGAACATCGTTCCCTTGACTCCGATGTCTTTGGTCGCTCCGGAAGAggctgagaagaaagaaaacccccTGTTCAG CCGGAAAGGGGAGATCCTGGCCAGCCGGAAGGATTTCCGGATGAACACGTGCACCCCCCACGCCACCGGAGCTTTCCTGCTGGAGCTCACCGGCCTCTCCCCCACCCACCTGCCAGAGCGGCGGCACGAAGGGAGCCCCGGCAGAGTGGCAG GAGCGCTGGCCTGTGTCCCCGGCAGTGGGAGGGAGCATGGGAGCCCTGGCAGGGGTCTCATCCTGGCGCTGAGCTTCTCCGAGGATGCAG GTGCCGCAGAACCAGATGATGACATGCCCGGGGCCGCGGAGGACGATGTGGGAACGAGTCCAACTGCTACCGAACGCGTCGAGGCGCAGAGG AGCGCGCCCCGGGAGCGCGTGCTGCGGGAGCGAGCCCCTGCCGAGGACCCCAAAACCCACATCAAG GAGATGCTGGATCCATGGCAAAGCCTCGACCCTTTCGGCGACTCGGAGGACAAACCGTTTAAGAAAG GGCGGCCCTTCCTGGTGCCGCACGGCCTGGACTGCGTGGTTGGTGGCAAGCGGAAGAGGAAAGGACCGAGGAAGTTCCAGGATTTCATGAAATGGTTCTCCGCAGCCT ACAACAACATCACTGACAGCAGGAAAACCAAGAGGAAAGGGCCGACGTTCGCAG ACCTGGAGGCGCTGTACTGGAAGCGGCTGAAGGAGCGTGTGGCGGTGGAGAGGAAGCTGCAGAGCCAGGTG GGGCGGCTGCGCAAGGAGGAGCTGGATGTGCCGGAGGAGGAGTGTGGGGCTGACTGTGATGAAGGAGCAG ACGACTTTGTGGAGCACGAGGACGTCCTGCCCGAAGccgtggaggagcaggaggaaggagccCTGGGTGACCTGG GTCCCTGCGACCTGGACTACGAGGAGCTGGTGCGCAGGAACGTG gaTCTGTTCATCGCCAACTCCCAGAAGTACGCGCAGGAAACGGAGCTCTCGCAGCACGTCCGCCGCTGGGAGGAGAGGATGGGGCCGCTGCTGCAggaacag gagGAACGAGCCACCTTCGACATCCACGGCTATGGGGACACGCTGGCGGGCAGCTGCGGGGCGCTGGGGCAGTGGCGGTCCTTCGCCAGCTTGGTGGCGGGGAAACCCCCCTTCGAGGTCTGTCGCTACATGCTGGCCGCACTGCAGCTG GCCAATGACTACGTGGTGGAGCTGGCGCAGGCCCCGGGGTTGGAGCAGGCGCTGGACACGATGCAGCTGCGGCTGCTGACCCACCGGCGGGCGCAGGACCGCTTCCACACCTTCCAGCCCCCCTCCGCCTGCTCCTGA
- the NCAPH2 gene encoding condensin-2 complex subunit H2 isoform X1, which translates to MSPVGSSVHRFKPLQTTPGAAAMEEAESRFQHLLQPIRDLTKNWEVDVAAQLEEYLEELDEICISFDNGRTTMNFTEAALLIQGSACVYSRKVEYLYLLVYQTLDFISNKKRDRQPRSAGQDGANAAVSSGMEQEEEEEQFLSLDDIRDSSQVNVNMKKDHQPDAVNIVPLTPMSLVAPEEAEKKENPLFSRKGEILASRKDFRMNTCTPHATGAFLLELTGLSPTHLPERRHEGSPGRVAGALACVPGSGREHGSPGRGLILALSFSEDAGAAEPDDDMPGAAEDDVGTSPTATERVEAQRSAPRERVLRERAPAEDPKTHIKEMLDPWQSLDPFGDSEDKPFKKGRPFLVPHGLDCVVGGKRKRKGPRKFQDFMKWFSAAYNNITDSRKTKRKGPTFADLEALYWKRLKERVAVERKLQSQVGRLRKEELDVPEEECGADCDEGADDFVEHEDVLPEAVEEQEEGALGDLGPCDLDYEELVRRNVDLFIANSQKYAQETELSQHVRRWEERMGPLLQEQEERATFDIHGYGDTLAGSCGALGQWRSFASLVAGKPPFEVCRYMLAALQLANDYVVELAQAPGLEQALDTMQLRLLTHRRAQDRFHTFQPPSACS; encoded by the exons ATGTCACCTGTGGGATCATCTGTCCACAGGTTTAAGCCCCTTCAAACAACGCCGGGAGCTGCCGCCATGGAGGAGGCAGAGTCGCGCTTCCAGCACCTCCTGCAGCCCATCCGTGACCTCACCAAGAACTGGGAGGTGGATGTGGCCGCCCAGCTTGAGGAATACCTGGAGGAG CTGGATGAAATCTGCATTTCCTTTGACAACGGCAGAACCACCATGAACTTCACAGAAGCCGCCCTGCTGATCCAGGGCTCTGCCTGTGTCTACAGCAGGAAG GTGGAGTATCTCTACTTGCTGGTCTACCAGACGCTCGACTTCATCTCCAATAAAAA GCGGGACAGGCAGCCCCGCTCTGCTGGGCAGGATGGCGCCAATGCTGCTGTGAGCTCTGGGAtggagcaagaggaggaggaggag CAGTTCCTCTCCCTGGACGACATCAGGGACAGCAGCCAGGTGAACGTGAACATGAAGAAGGATCATCAGCCCGAC GCTGTGAACATCGTTCCCTTGACTCCGATGTCTTTGGTCGCTCCGGAAGAggctgagaagaaagaaaacccccTGTTCAG CCGGAAAGGGGAGATCCTGGCCAGCCGGAAGGATTTCCGGATGAACACGTGCACCCCCCACGCCACCGGAGCTTTCCTGCTGGAGCTCACCGGCCTCTCCCCCACCCACCTGCCAGAGCGGCGGCACGAAGGGAGCCCCGGCAGAGTGGCAG GAGCGCTGGCCTGTGTCCCCGGCAGTGGGAGGGAGCATGGGAGCCCTGGCAGGGGTCTCATCCTGGCGCTGAGCTTCTCCGAGGATGCAG GTGCCGCAGAACCAGATGATGACATGCCCGGGGCCGCGGAGGACGATGTGGGAACGAGTCCAACTGCTACCGAACGCGTCGAGGCGCAGAGG AGCGCGCCCCGGGAGCGCGTGCTGCGGGAGCGAGCCCCTGCCGAGGACCCCAAAACCCACATCAAG GAGATGCTGGATCCATGGCAAAGCCTCGACCCTTTCGGCGACTCGGAGGACAAACCGTTTAAGAAAG GGCGGCCCTTCCTGGTGCCGCACGGCCTGGACTGCGTGGTTGGTGGCAAGCGGAAGAGGAAAGGACCGAGGAAGTTCCAGGATTTCATGAAATGGTTCTCCGCAGCCT ACAACAACATCACTGACAGCAGGAAAACCAAGAGGAAAGGGCCGACGTTCGCAG ACCTGGAGGCGCTGTACTGGAAGCGGCTGAAGGAGCGTGTGGCGGTGGAGAGGAAGCTGCAGAGCCAGGTG GGGCGGCTGCGCAAGGAGGAGCTGGATGTGCCGGAGGAGGAGTGTGGGGCTGACTGTGATGAAGGAGCAG ACGACTTTGTGGAGCACGAGGACGTCCTGCCCGAAGccgtggaggagcaggaggaaggagccCTGGGTGACCTGG GTCCCTGCGACCTGGACTACGAGGAGCTGGTGCGCAGGAACGTG gaTCTGTTCATCGCCAACTCCCAGAAGTACGCGCAGGAAACGGAGCTCTCGCAGCACGTCCGCCGCTGGGAGGAGAGGATGGGGCCGCTGCTGCAggaacag gagGAACGAGCCACCTTCGACATCCACGGCTATGGGGACACGCTGGCGGGCAGCTGCGGGGCGCTGGGGCAGTGGCGGTCCTTCGCCAGCTTGGTGGCGGGGAAACCCCCCTTCGAGGTCTGTCGCTACATGCTGGCCGCACTGCAGCTG GCCAATGACTACGTGGTGGAGCTGGCGCAGGCCCCGGGGTTGGAGCAGGCGCTGGACACGATGCAGCTGCGGCTGCTGACCCACCGGCGGGCGCAGGACCGCTTCCACACCTTCCAGCCCCCCTCCGCCTGCTCCTGA
- the SCO2 gene encoding protein SCO2 homolog, mitochondrial — translation MFPALLPARCLLRCLPRRPPRRGLREPAGGPGLPLGRRVVAVAAAGAAAGAAWLYLRQEKARRQRARRQAELRALALGQGDFQLVDQAGRRRRKSDFRGQWVLLYFGFTHCPDICPEELEKLSRAVRLLEREPGLPPVQPLFITVDPERDDVAALGRYVRDFHPRLLGLTGSPEEVRAAGTAYRVYASAGPKDEDGDYIVDHTVLIYLLGPDGLFLDYYGRSKTDAQIAQSVRRHMETYEPLLD, via the coding sequence atgTTCCCGGCACTGCTGCCTGCGCGCTGCCTGCTCCGCTgcctgccccgccgcccgccccgccgaggcCTGCGGGAGCCCGCGgggggcccggggctgcccctgGGGCGGCGCGTggtggcggtggcggcggcgggcgcggcggcagGGGCGGCCTGGCTGTACCTGCGGCAGGAGAaggcgcggcggcagcgggcaCGGCGGCAGGCGGAGCTGCGGGCGCTGGCGCTGGGGCAGGGCGACTTCCAGCTGGTGGACcaggccgggcggcggcggcgcaaGAGCGATTTCCGCGGGCAGTGGGTGCTGCTCTACTTCGGCTTCACCCACTGCCCCGACATCTGCCCCGAGGAGCTGGAGAAACTGAGCCGTGCCGTGAGGCTGCTGGAGCGGGAGCCGGGCCTTCCTCCCGTCCAGCCCCTCTTCATCACCGTTGACCCCGAGCGCGACGACGTGGCAGCCCTGGGGCGCTACGTCCGCGACTTCCACCCCCGGCTGCTGGGGCTGACGGGCAGCCCCGAGGAGGTGCGGGCGGCCGGCACTGCCTACCGCGTCTATGCCAGCGCCGGGCCCAAGGACGAGGACGGCGACTACATCGTGGACCACACGGTGCTCATCTACCTGCTGGGCCCCGACGGGCTCTTCCTCGACTACTACGGGCGCAGCAAAACGGACGCCCAGATCGCCCAGAGCGTCCGCCGCCACATGGAGACCTACGAGCCGCTTCTCGACTGA
- the NCAPH2 gene encoding condensin-2 complex subunit H2 isoform X4, translating into MEEAESRFQHLLQPIRDLTKNWEVDVAAQLEEYLEELDEICISFDNGRTTMNFTEAALLIQGSACVYSRKVEYLYLLVYQTLDFISNKKRDRQPRSAGQDGANAAVSSGMEQEEEEEQFLSLDDIRDSSQVNVNMKKDHQPDAVNIVPLTPMSLVAPEEAEKKENPLFSRKGEILASRKDFRMNTCTPHATGAFLLELTGLSPTHLPERRHEGSPGRVAGALACVPGSGREHGSPGRGLILALSFSEDAGAAEPDDDMPGAAEDDVGTSPTATERVEAQRSAPRERVLRERAPAEDPKTHIKEMLDPWQSLDPFGDSEDKPFKKGRPFLVPHGLDCVVGGKRKRKGPRKFQDFMKWFSAAYNNITDSRKTKRKGPTFADLEALYWKRLKERVAVERKLQSQVGRLRKEELDVPEEECGADCDEGADDFVEHEDVLPEAVEEQEEGALGDLGPCDLDYEELVRRNVDLFIANSQKYAQETELSQHVRRWEERMGPLLQEQEERATFDIHGYGDTLAGSCGALGQWRSFASLVAGKPPFEVCRYMLAALQLANDYVVELAQAPGLEQALDTMQLRLLTHRRAQDRFHTFQPPSACS; encoded by the exons ATGGAGGAGGCAGAGTCGCGCTTCCAGCACCTCCTGCAGCCCATCCGTGACCTCACCAAGAACTGGGAGGTGGATGTGGCCGCCCAGCTTGAGGAATACCTGGAGGAG CTGGATGAAATCTGCATTTCCTTTGACAACGGCAGAACCACCATGAACTTCACAGAAGCCGCCCTGCTGATCCAGGGCTCTGCCTGTGTCTACAGCAGGAAG GTGGAGTATCTCTACTTGCTGGTCTACCAGACGCTCGACTTCATCTCCAATAAAAA GCGGGACAGGCAGCCCCGCTCTGCTGGGCAGGATGGCGCCAATGCTGCTGTGAGCTCTGGGAtggagcaagaggaggaggaggag CAGTTCCTCTCCCTGGACGACATCAGGGACAGCAGCCAGGTGAACGTGAACATGAAGAAGGATCATCAGCCCGAC GCTGTGAACATCGTTCCCTTGACTCCGATGTCTTTGGTCGCTCCGGAAGAggctgagaagaaagaaaacccccTGTTCAG CCGGAAAGGGGAGATCCTGGCCAGCCGGAAGGATTTCCGGATGAACACGTGCACCCCCCACGCCACCGGAGCTTTCCTGCTGGAGCTCACCGGCCTCTCCCCCACCCACCTGCCAGAGCGGCGGCACGAAGGGAGCCCCGGCAGAGTGGCAG GAGCGCTGGCCTGTGTCCCCGGCAGTGGGAGGGAGCATGGGAGCCCTGGCAGGGGTCTCATCCTGGCGCTGAGCTTCTCCGAGGATGCAG GTGCCGCAGAACCAGATGATGACATGCCCGGGGCCGCGGAGGACGATGTGGGAACGAGTCCAACTGCTACCGAACGCGTCGAGGCGCAGAGG AGCGCGCCCCGGGAGCGCGTGCTGCGGGAGCGAGCCCCTGCCGAGGACCCCAAAACCCACATCAAG GAGATGCTGGATCCATGGCAAAGCCTCGACCCTTTCGGCGACTCGGAGGACAAACCGTTTAAGAAAG GGCGGCCCTTCCTGGTGCCGCACGGCCTGGACTGCGTGGTTGGTGGCAAGCGGAAGAGGAAAGGACCGAGGAAGTTCCAGGATTTCATGAAATGGTTCTCCGCAGCCT ACAACAACATCACTGACAGCAGGAAAACCAAGAGGAAAGGGCCGACGTTCGCAG ACCTGGAGGCGCTGTACTGGAAGCGGCTGAAGGAGCGTGTGGCGGTGGAGAGGAAGCTGCAGAGCCAGGTG GGGCGGCTGCGCAAGGAGGAGCTGGATGTGCCGGAGGAGGAGTGTGGGGCTGACTGTGATGAAGGAGCAG ACGACTTTGTGGAGCACGAGGACGTCCTGCCCGAAGccgtggaggagcaggaggaaggagccCTGGGTGACCTGG GTCCCTGCGACCTGGACTACGAGGAGCTGGTGCGCAGGAACGTG gaTCTGTTCATCGCCAACTCCCAGAAGTACGCGCAGGAAACGGAGCTCTCGCAGCACGTCCGCCGCTGGGAGGAGAGGATGGGGCCGCTGCTGCAggaacag gagGAACGAGCCACCTTCGACATCCACGGCTATGGGGACACGCTGGCGGGCAGCTGCGGGGCGCTGGGGCAGTGGCGGTCCTTCGCCAGCTTGGTGGCGGGGAAACCCCCCTTCGAGGTCTGTCGCTACATGCTGGCCGCACTGCAGCTG GCCAATGACTACGTGGTGGAGCTGGCGCAGGCCCCGGGGTTGGAGCAGGCGCTGGACACGATGCAGCTGCGGCTGCTGACCCACCGGCGGGCGCAGGACCGCTTCCACACCTTCCAGCCCCCCTCCGCCTGCTCCTGA